A DNA window from Lachancea thermotolerans CBS 6340 chromosome G complete sequence contains the following coding sequences:
- the SAC6 gene encoding fimbrin (highly similar to uniprot|P32599 Saccharomyces cerevisiae YDR129C SAC6 Fimbrin actin-bundling protein cooperates with Scp1p (calponin/transgelin) in the organization and maintenance of the actin cytoskeleton) — translation MNIIKLQRKFPILTQEDIFSTIEKFRDIDLEDKGWIEKGQLLAAVSKSGDTSYDEARETLKQVNVDASGRVELDDYVELVAKLKDAKAGPPPPTSFNTGSGPSNAPTPASHAGLKHSGSGAQARIIVGGSTTGTTHTINEEERTEFTKHINSVLAGDPDVGDKLPFPTDTFQLFDECRDGLVLSKLINDSVPDTIDTRVLNWPKNGKRLNNFTASENANIVINSAKAIGCVVVNVHSEDIIEGKEHLIMGMIWQIIRRGLLSKIDIKHHPELYRLLEDDETLEQFLRLPPEQILLRWFNYHLKQAGWSRRVANFSKDVADGENYTILLNQLAPELCTRAPLQTTDLLTRAEQVLQNAEKLDCRKYLTPSALVAGNPKLNLAFVAHLFNTHPGLQPIEESENIEIEEFDAEGEREARVFTLWLNSLDVDPPVVSLFEDLKDGLVLLQAYEKVMPGAVNWKVVNKRPSSGAEVSRFKALENNNYAVELGKTRGFSLVGIEGSDIVDGNKLLTLGLVWQLMRRNIVNTMKTLSGNGKELSDGEILKWAQEQVTKGGKTSHVRSFKDPALSNAHFLLDVLNGIAPGYVDYALVTPGVTDEDKYANARLAISIARKLGALIWLVPEDINEVRSRLILTFVASLMALKQ, via the exons ATGAATATCATTAAGTTACAG AGGAAATTTCCAATCCTGACGCAGGAGGACATATTCAGTACCattgagaagttcagagaTATcgatcttgaagacaaaGGATGGATTGAGAAGGGACAGTTGTTAGCGGCTGTGTCAAAGTCTGGAGATACCTCTTATGACGAAGCACGTGAAACACTGAAGCAGGTTAATGTGGACGCATCAGGCCGAGTTGAGCTCGACGATTACGTAGAGCTAGTTGCCAAGCTTAAGGATGCTAAGGCTGGCCCGCCTCCTCCGACTTCTTTCAATACGGGTAGCGGACCCTCCAACGCCCCTACGCCTGCCTCCCACGCAGGGCTTAAACACTCAGGCAGCGGAGCACAGGCCAGAATCATTGTAGGTGGGTCTACCACAGGCACCACTCACACAATTAACGAAGAGGAGAGAACTGAGTTCACAAAACACATTAACAGCGTTCTTGCAGGCGATCCTGATGTCGGAGACAAGCTGCCCTTCCCCACAGATACGTTCCAGCTGTTCGATGAGTGTCGAGACGGCTTAGTTCTGTCTAAGCTGATCAATGACTCTGTCCCTGACACAATTGATACCAGAGTTTTGAACTGGCCTAAAAATGGGAAGAGGCTGAACAACTTCACAGCTAGCGAGAATGCCAACATTGTGATCAATTCCGCCAAGGCTATTGGTTGCGTTGTTGTAAATGTCCATTCGGAAGACATCATCGAGGGAAAAGAGCACTTAATCATGGGTATGATTTGGCAGATCATCCGCAGGGGACTGTTGAGTAAAATCGACATCAAACACCACCCCGAGCTTTACCGCTTGctcgaggacgacgagaCACTGGAGCAGTTCTTAAGACTTCCTCCAGAGCAGATTTTGCTGCGTTGGTTCAACTATCATTTGAAGCAAGCAGGCTGGTCCAGAAGGGTCGcgaatttttcaaaggaTGTGGCTGACGGTGAAAATTACACTATTTTACTGAACCAGCTAGCCCCTGAGCTATGCACTCGTGCTCCGTTACAGACAACAGATCTACTGACAAGAGCCGAGCAGGTATTGCAAAACGCCGAAAAGCTTGATTGTAGAAAGTATTTGACTCCAAGTGCTCTAGTAGCAGGGAACCCAAAACTGAACTTAGCTTTTGTCGCTCACCTCTTCAACACACACCCTGGCTTGCAACCAATCGAAGAGTCTGAAAACATTGAGATCGAGGAATTCGATGCGGAAGGAGAGAGAGAAGCTCGTGTCTTCACATTGTGGCTGAACTCGCTGGACGTCGACCCTCCTGTGGTTTCGTTGTTTGAAGACCTCAAAGACGGTTTAGTATTACTGCAAGCGTACGAGAAAGTCATGCCCGGTGCAGTGAACTGGAAGGTGGTAAACAAGCGCCCCAGCTCCGGCGCCGAGGTCTCAAGATTCAAAGCTCTAGAAAACAACAACTACGCTGTCGAGCTTGGCAAGACAAGAGGATTTTCTTTGGTTGGAATCGAAGGGTCTGACATCGTGGACGGAAACAAATTGCTTACTTTGGGATTGGTATGGCAGCTGATGAGAAGAAACATCGTAAACACCATGAAAACTCTTTCGGGCAACGGTAAAGAACTATCTGACGgcgaaattttgaaatggGCTCAAGAACAGGTCACAAAGGGTGGTAAGACATCCCATGTGAGATCCTTCAAGGACCCAGCCCTCTCCAACGCCCACTTCTTACTGGATGTATTGAATGGTATCGCACCTGGTTATGTCGATTATGCTCTGGTCACACCAGGCGTTACCGACGAAGACAAATACGCAAACGCGAGACTTGCTATTTCAATTGCCAGAAAGCTCGGCGCTTTAATTTGGCTGGTGCCCGAAGATATTAATGAGGTGCGCTCTAGACTGATCCTGACATTTGTGGCCTCTCTTATGGCCTTGAAGCAGTAA
- the LCL2 gene encoding Lcl2p (similar to uniprot|Q08045 Saccharomyces cerevisiae YLR104W Hypothetical ORF), whose translation MRGSSLGLYFILPIASGFFFDFNQRNQHEGQQPQVSYEDKVLNNDCADFLCPDTLTCVKTAKDCPCPFPKSQLRCTLPNGQFVCISKPATHDKNLNAIYDDPVKGPQSKIKGLRDCGWVQDAYKGIV comes from the coding sequence ATGAGGGGTTCTTCGCTTGGCCTTTATTTTATTCTTCCTATTGCTTCTgggtttttcttcgatttcaatCAGAGGAACCAGCATGAGGGACAACAGCCACAAGTTTCCTACGAAGACAAGGTCCTGAATAATGACTGTGCCGACTTCTTGTGTCCTGACACTCTCACCTGCGTCAAGACTGCCAAAGATTGTCCTTGTCCATTTCCTAAATCACAACTGAGGTGCACCCTTCCTAACGGCCAGTTCGTTTGCATATCGAAACCTGCCACGCATGATAAGAATTTGAACGCAATATATGACGACCCGGTCAAGGGCCCACAGTCCAAAATCAAGGGCCTTCGGGACTGTGGGTGGGTTCAGGATGCCTACAAAGGCATTGTTTAA
- the ERG27 gene encoding 3-keto-steroid reductase (similar to uniprot|Q12452 Saccharomyces cerevisiae YLR100W ERG273-keto sterol reductase catalyzes the last of three steps required to remove two C-4 methyl groups from an intermediate in ergosterol biosynthesis mutants are sterol auxotrophs), translating to MDVDRKVAVITGTNSNLGLNTAYRLIQELDQDVRLTIVVTSRTLPRAREVIDNIKDFVGKSSRPGLVDYDYLLVDFTDMVSTLNAYYELNKHYKEINYFFVNAAQGVYSGIDWLGAVKEVFTNPIEAVTNPTYKIQRVGVKSQDGMGLVFQANVFGPYYLIQKILPQLQAGKAVVVWISSIMSDPKYLSLEDIELVKSPASYEGSKRLVDLLHLATYKELKGQGIHQYVVQPGIFISHSFFKYLNVLSYYGMLLLFYFARFLGSPWHNIDGYRAANAPVYVATLANPTFEQQNVKYGSATYKDGMEYIRTQEIEATGVHDVYVYLKKLKDVWDDKLKDQITNSRQKV from the exons ATGGACGTTGACAGAAAAGTTGCTGTGATCACAGGAACTAATAG TAACCTTGGATTGAACACTGCATACCGTCTGATTCAGGAACTTGACCAGGATGTCCGCTTGACCATCGTCGTTACCTCAAGGACTCTTCCAAGGGCTCGTGAGGTAATTGACAACATAAAAGATTTTGTGggaaaaagctcaagaccAGGGCTGGTGGATTACGATTATCTATTGGTAGACTTTACAGATATGGTGAGTACTCTCAACGCCTACTACGAACTCAATAAACATTACAAGGAAATCAACTACTTTTTTGTAAATGCTGCGCAAGGTGTTTACAGTGGTATTGACTGGCTGGGTGCAGTAAAGGAAGTATTCACCAACCCTATTGAGGCTGTCACCAATCCTACTTATAAGATTCAGAGGGTCGGGGTAAAGTCGCAAGACGGAATGGGACTGGTGTTCCAGGCTAATGTCTTCGGGCCTTATTACCTTATTCAGAAAATACTGCCCCAACTACAGGCAGGCAAAGCTGTGGTGGTGTGGATATCTAGTATCATGTCAGATCCCAAGTATCTTTCTCTGGAAGACATTGAGCTTGTTAAAAGTCCCGCGTCCTACGAGGGATCCAAAAGATTGGTTGACCTTTTACATCTAGCTACTTATAAAGAGCTTAAAGGCCAAGGAATCCACCAATATGTTGTTCAACCAGGCATTTTCATTAGCCattctttcttcaagtaTTTGAATGTGCTGAGCTACTATGGCATGCTTCTGCTATTTTACTTCGCCAGATTTCTAGGATCCCCTTGGCACAATATCGACGGTTACAGAGCTGCAAATGCTCCCGTATATGTTGCGACGCTTGCTAACCCAACGTTTGAACAACAGAATGTTAAATACGGGTCAGCCACTTATAAGGATGGGATGGAGTATATCCGCACCCAGGAGATTGAGGCCACAGGCGTGCACGATGTGTATGTTTACctcaaaaagttgaaggaTGTTTGGGACGACAAGTTGAAGGATCAAATTACGAACTCGAGACAAAAGgtttga
- the CDC45 gene encoding DNA replication initiation factor CDC45 (highly similar to uniprot|Q08032 Saccharomyces cerevisiae YLR103C CDC45 DNA replication initiation factor), which produces MYLKITQFQEAYERILKFSSSHSSCQLVIFVSCLNIDALCASKMLSKLFKKQLIQLQLVPVFGYSELRSHFQKLDENVSSVIFVGCGGMIDIEAFLEINEQDYWEETSSGQKLKRNIYVLDTHRPWNLHNLFGSQIVTCFDDGTVEETLQSQKEAYIKLVELEEQGANDEEEVSSDEDAEEDQDGDTEEDDEQDSDGNGGETAKRRNTQHNARSQRKLRKKLANQYEEILEEYYAQGTSVSNSISVQVYSLLSSQGETSIPYLWLTVLGATSLDTSYPQIYNRLQPILQDEVRRLSPNESYKTPDTISLEIQPDYYLFLLRHSSLYDSFFYSNYVNAKLSLWNENGKKRLHKIFARMGIPLSTAQENWLYMDNRIKKELGSIFDKNLERYGLQDIVRDGFVRTFGYRGAVSASEFVEAITALLEVGQVTNPDEITNRGNANADNDSDQNMRDVLTRRERKWVSNFWLSWDALDDNIDLMRRGIKHAQHLQRCVFNTGVAILEKKMIKNLRLYRLCALQDGPDLDLYRNPLTLLRLGNWIIECCAEAEDRQLLPLVLASLDVTTETYLVAGMAPRYPRGMDKLEAYKPILNNFHAAFQYIAAETGAKVRIDNFESSIIEIKKEDLSPFLEKLTLSGLL; this is translated from the coding sequence ATGTATTTAAAAATAACAcaattccaagaagcttATGAGCGCATTCTAAAGTTCTCATCATCTCATTCCTCGTGTCAATTGGTGATTTTTGTTTCGTGTCTCAATATAGACGCGTTATGTGCTAGCAAAATGCTAtcgaagctcttcaaaaagcagcttATTCAGCTGCAATTGGTACCTGTTTTCGGGTACAGTGAGCTTCGAAGCCACTTTCAGAAGCTGGATGAGAATGTCAGCAGTGTTATATTCGTTGGATGCGGCGGCATGATTGATATCGAAGCCTTCCTAGAGATCAATGAACAAGACTATTGGGAGGAAACTAGCAGTGGGCAAAAACTCAAGAGAAACATATATGTTTTAGATACACACAGGCCTTGGAACTTGCATAATCTCTTTGGGTCGCAGATTGTGACATGCTTCGATGACGGAACGGTAGAGGAGACATTACAGTCACAAAAGGAGGCATACATCAAGCTCGTCGAGCTGGAGGAGCAAGGTGCcaacgatgaagaggaagtgAGCTCTGATGAAGACGcggaagaagatcaagatgGAGAcactgaagaagatgacgagCAAGATAGTGATGGCAATGGAGGTGAAACGGCTAAAAGACGAAACACCCAACACAACGCCAGAAGCCAAAGGAAACTTAGAAAGAAACTAGCAAACCAATATGAAGAAATATTAGAAGAATACTACGCTCAGGGAACTTCGGTATCAAACTCGATTTCAGTCCAAGTTTACTCACTGCTATCCTCTCAGGGCGAGACTAGTATCCCGTATCTGTGGCTGACGGTTTTGGGCGCAACATCGCTGGATACTAGCTACCCGCAAATTTACAATAGGCTGCAACCAATTCTACAAGATGAAGTCAGGCGCCTATCCCCCAACGAAAGTTACAAAACACCCGACACAATATCACTAGAAATCCAGCCCGATTATTATCTGTTTCTGTTAAGGCACTCGTCGCTATACGACAGCTTTTTCTATTCTAATTACGTGAACGCAAAACTGTCGCTATGGAATGAAAATgggaagaagaggcttCATAAGATATTTGCGCGAATGGGAATACCCTTATCCACCGCTCAAGAGAACTGGTTATACATGGACAATAGAATCAAAAAGGAATTAGGGTCcatctttgacaaaaacCTGGAAAGGTATGGGCTCCAGGATATAGTGAGAGACGGGTTTGTGAGGACGTTTGGTTATCGTGGGGCCGTTAGCGCTAGCGAGTTTGTTGAGGCCATCACTGCGCTGTTAGAAGTAGGGCAGGTGACAAATCCCGATGAGATCACAAATAGGGGTAATGCTAACGCCGACAACGACAGCGATCAAAATATGAGGGATGTGCTCACCCGTCGTGAAAGAAAGTGGGTCAGTAATTTTTGGCTCAGCTGGGACGCTCTAGATGACAATATTGATCTTATGCGCCGCGGTATAAAGCATGCACAGCATTTACAACGCTGTGTGTTCAACACTGGTGTTGCaatcttggaaaaaaagATGATCAAGAACCTTCGATTATATAGGCTTTGCGCTCTTCAGGACGGGCCTGATCTTGATTTGTACAGAAATCCACTCACGCTACTACGGCTTGGGAATTGGATCATTGAATGCTGCGCGGAAGCTGAAGATCGCCAGCTCTTGCCACTGGTACTCGCAAGCTTGGACGTTACGACGGAAACGTATCTTGTCGCAGGAATGGCTCCTCGCTACCCGCGTGGTATGGACAAGCTAGAAGCATACAAACCAATATTAAACAACTTCCACGCTGCATTCCAATATATCGCAGCGGAAACTGGTGCTAAAGTGCGGATTGACAACTTCGAAAGCTCAATCattgaaatcaagaaggaggaCCTCTCGCCattccttgaaaagttgaCACTTAGCGGCTTATTGTGA
- the SEN2 gene encoding tRNA splicing endonuclease subunit SEN2 (similar to uniprot|P16658 Saccharomyces cerevisiae YLR105C), which produces MPKHVPNAKRYKYPLPIHPLDQLPELKLYNPVSWVYWLYCYTFSTNQLPSKIHAEFTHGKHLTIARPDDMRYLWENGFFGTAQLSRSEPTWRKRTMARLGLSEGSTALEHITEKRRIERLRFKQERSQFEAIKLDMRQRGVAEDHILAEERAFLKSLREKEKVLEEEGEVHLREVDEELFGPNEQLIDIEVLELMPVEGIFLTFALPVLEMNVKTLLANLAGDEPTYADIHELCLKYVAYHHYRSHGWCARSGIKFGCDYLLYRRGPPFQHAEYGVKVLEACKPFDTTLFTGAARVLSGARKPFILCYVELQKPESEVLESWRQGRLDKVFRSYKVGEVSYRRWVPGKNRD; this is translated from the coding sequence ATGCCGAAACATGTACCGAATGCTAAGCGCTACAAGTATCCTCTCCCAATTCATCCTCTGGACCAGCTCCCAGAACTGAAACTCTACAACCCCGTTTCGTGGGTATACTGGCTCTATTGTTACACTTTCTCCACAAATCAACTGCCAAGTAAGATACATGCCGAGTTCACCCATGGCAAACACCTTACGATAGCCAGACCGGATGATATGCGCTACCTGTGGGAGAATGGTTTCTTTGGTACGGCCCAACTTTCTCGCAGTGAACCGACTTGGAGGAAAAGGACTATGGCCCGTCTTGGACTCTCAGAGGGCTCTACAGCTCTAGAACATATTACTGAAAAACGACGCATCGAACGTCTTAGGTTcaagcaagaaagaagccaGTTTGAAGCAATCAAATTAGACATGCGCCAGCGCGGTGTAGCTGAAGATCATATTTTGGCCGAAGAACGCgcgtttttgaagtctttaagagagaaggagaaagtccttgaagaagagggtGAAGTTCATCTGCGCGAAGTCGacgaagaactttttggtcCTAATGAGCAGCTAATAGATATCGAAGTCTTAGAACTTATGCCTGTTGAAGGTATATTTCTCACTTTTGCATTGCCTGTGTTGGAAATGAATGTTAAGACCCTTCTAGCAAACCTAGCGGGCGATGAGCCCACTTATGCCGATATCCACGAACTTTGTTTAAAGTACGTTGCATACCATCATTACCGATCACACGGATGGTGTGCTAGATCAGGAATAAAATTTGGATGCGACTATTTATTGTACAGGCGCGGCCCTCCATTTCAGCACGCTGAATATGGCGTAAAGGTTCTAGAAGCATGTAAGCCATTTGATACTACTTTATTCACTGGTGCTGCACGGGTACTTAGCGGCGCTAGAAAACCATTCATTTTATGTTACGTGGAGCTTCAGAAGCCGGAAAGCGAGGTCTTAGAATCTTGGCGTCAAGGGCGACTGGATAAGGTCTTCCGCAGCTACAAAGTGGGCGAGGTTTCTTATAGGCGTTGGGTGCCTGGAAAGAATAGAGACTGA
- the APC9 gene encoding anaphase promoting complex subunit 9 (weakly similar to uniprot|Q12107 Saccharomyces cerevisiae YLR102C APC9 Subunit of the Anaphase-Promoting Complex/Cyclosome (APC/C) which is a ubiquitin-protein ligase required for degradation of anaphase inhibitors including mitotic cyclins during the metaphase/anaphase transition), giving the protein MPKKRLVSPEQPTFELPSLPPWRTPKIKILHHTPSRGRSLLDENDIFETPQEGDQIKKVEKNPDVYEYAPFCDKKLLANSKVTQLLNSETATHCLVFHKDEHRSPNKKYRPDLNMDCCNSSDEEDLPLDGSLLEPVTGPSCTSERPNIRRFENNASTERNALRDFWGGSEVPEILDRSQLRDLYTILQQESDLVHRSERQVQSQNQIPRQIEGDIYHWLRKYCNNTWEGGSWMFNG; this is encoded by the coding sequence ATGCCTAAAAAGCGCCTTGTGTCCCCAGAACAACCAACATTCGAGTTGCCGTCGCTTCCGCCGTGGAGGACGCCGAAGATCAAGATCTTACATCACACGCCCTCGCGAGGAAGATCGCTGCTAGACGAGAATGACATCTTTGAGACCCCGCAGGAAGGTGATCAGATAAAAAAAGTGGAGAAGAATCCAGATGTGTACGAATATGCTCCTTTCTGCGACAAGAAGCTACTAGCCAACAGCAAGGTGACTCAACTGCTGAACTCCGAGACGGCCACTCATTGCCTCGTGTTTCACAAAGACGAACATAGGTCACCTAACAAAAAATACAGGCCTGACCTTAACATGGACTGCTGTAATAGCtcagatgaagaggatttGCCACTAGATGGTAGCCTTCTAGAGCCGGTCACAGGGCCCTCATGCACATCAGAAAGGCCTAATATTAGACGTTTCGAAAACAATGCTTCAACTGAAAGGAATGCACTTCGAGACTTCTGGGGTGGCTCAGAGGTCCCTGAAATACTAGATCGAAGCCAGCTTCGAGACCTGTATACCATACTGCAGCAGGAAAGCGACCTTGTACATCGCAGCGAGCGCCAAGTGCAATCTCAGAACCAAATTCCTCGCCAAATTGAAGGAGACATCTATCATTGGCTTCGAAAATACTGCAATAACACTTGGGAAGGGGGCTCGTGGATGTTCAACGGCTAA